The sequence aaccttctcacgGTCAATGCACTAAGCGGTATGCAGCTCCCGCTCCACCGTGCGCAACCAGTCTTTGACATCCATGGGATCTGCAGAATGGGCAAACATAGGGGGATGACCCCTCATGAACTCCACATGCTTGTCTCTTGGCATCTGCGGTATGTGCACTTGCGATTGAGGCTGAGGTTAAGGCTGCTGTTGCACCTGTTGCATGGCTACCAGGGTCTGACCAATCGCTTGGACTGCTTGAGTCTACATGAGGATCATCTGCTCGATTGTCATTgagggtggtggtggcaactgttgttggggtgcctcatcctggggTGACTGCTGCTCTTGCTGGCACGCCTTCCACCTTGTTGCCTTTCgttagacatctgtagaaagcataCACACATCAGACCTGACCTTGTAGTCttttagcataagaaaagatatatagaAGTCTTCATAACACTTAACaaatgatcatcttcactgattcTCAACACAACCACacatagcttctcagataaagaagaaactggaaataaaaggttgcccaactaaatgactgtcacacccgggttttagggacccggGCGCGAGATAATCACCAAGTATGCTAGGACTAAGtattacacatatgatgactcatggtacagaaacgaatgtcacaacattaatatataataaagttctatacaaaatagttaaataattacatcatatgaagacaacgatccaacaaccaaaagttgattgggagacgacggcctagacctctcacaaactcatcacagcatcctccatgcgcctcatcctgcatacctgttcttgacctgtgggggtgagacagcaagggtgagctcacatacgttcatcgctcaacaagttgtggggaataatgtgcatgaactcgccaaaggtgggagctcatgtgaagtgcaaggcttaccaaagaggatggctaaagctgagcattgcttttaaagttggtcaaaattttattagcagttactaagtataagtagataccaacccaattaaataagagatcaagattaataacaacacccgcgatgcaatgcatatgacaaattgagtttaattccataagtgttggccacttgttctcaaatactgtgaatcaagaacaaggcaacacaattgttatgtATTAaaagaccttcgtcttccgaaacattatctccttatggacataatgatcattagacgaaggtcatgaaggacatgccttcatcatcttaTAGATAAGCAATAATGTAAAGAGATAAACACAGAAAATATAATTCATTGATTCATTGATATTTGCACTCCATAAGACGTGTATGAATATCAACAGAATTCACatcacattgataccttcggcttgctcgaaggtgtagacgtgagagagtgattacaattcagcgtgaacagtacggtgctactgttcatctatttataggcacgagacatagcccgagtaaaagtacatttatgcccttaACATTCACCTATAGGCATAACACGAATCATTAAGGATTAaatagtctttgtccctttttgattatcatcatacttggtcttcgtcatcacatcaagccaaagctcttcggctatagcttcaTCGTCCATTCTTATGACCTTCGGGCTACATCTTCACCCTACCATGAGAGAAAACCTTCATCCTTAAGCCGAAGCCCCCTGTAATGATCCaggtcatactgaaaacatatagtTAGtcgcgtttttgaggaccttcagaagaggaaggcccccaacagtagcccctcgcagtattgatttgtttcttttAACAACATATACTTGGTCTTCGGCTGCGTGAGTTCAGGCCTTCATCGCCTTATTCTTTGGCTTGCATCCAAAGTTCCTCTGTTGTCGCCGAAGCTATCCACTTTGGTTGGCACCTTTCATTTGTACGCATGAGCGAAGCTTCTTTTGCACGCCTTCCTGGCCAAAggttcactttgtccatcactagaGATATTCCTGAAATACACTAGCTTGTGCCGAAGTAAAAGGTTAAATGAGTGATCTTCATCATAGAAggaccccaatagtagccccttgcgATATGAGTTCGTTTTCTTCGTAAACGAGCTTAGATCGCAAAAATTATAATTTGGAGGTCGtatgccgaagatccaaaaaacgtCTTCCTGAACCTTGTTTAAGAAGAAGATGATGCATTTGAAGTAAAAACAGGTGACATGGAAGTTAAGTCATGGGGGTGGGTTGGGGCGCTGTGCGGGAACAATTTCTATAACTCGCGTCGTTTCGCACGCATTTCTAGTATAAAAGCGATCGAGGGGGTGTGGGCAGATCACATTTACTGCCTTCACCTACTTGCTGCCAAAATTTGTTGTGCCTCCGAAGCTTTTCGTTCGGGAGCACTTCAatagctagcttcggctgaatcaTCATTTAGTGAGAGATCATCGCTTTTGCCTAGATGGCTTACATTGGTGCCACCAGGCACTTGATTAGTCCTACCTTCTTAGAGGTGCGACATGACGCTTTGCCTGTCGCTGAGGCGATGAAGGCCTCATCGTTGAAAGTTACAATGGCACTTTGGTCACTGATGTTGTTCATCTTAGCCCATGTTGTCACTATATTTCCCTATAAATTAGCCTTCAATGTTCCTATAAATATATACATTCTTTTTTCAGTTTATTAAACGATCAAAAAAGAAGTGTGTGTGACATATTTCATAATAGCATTTGGGTGAAGCTCAAAATGATGGCAAAGTGGCGAAAACCACTTTCATGATGGCAGAAATACTTTAACAAAAAATCACTACATAATAACAATTTCAAATATATCAGTTATCAAAATACATTAAGACAAAACAAATAGAAAACAACTAATAACATTATAACACAAATCATAACCTACAAGTTACAATTATTTTCAACTTTGTAATAGTCTCACCTTCATAAAAATCACAGAATAAAACCAAATAATCACTAGAATTTCTTATAAGGCTGGTGCCAACACGGGTGCTAGCATGGGCGGGAGGGGGCTGCTCTCGCCTGGCCTTGAGCGAAAGGCAGCCGAGAGAGGCCCTCAGGTGACGTTGTTGTAGGGTCGAGATGGCAGActagagggggagtgaatagtcctttctaaaactaattatgtTGGCTAACACCAATAAACGCATAATAAATACTATTTGATCTAGCCAAGACTACACCCCTCTACCTATAACAAACAACTTACAAAAGATCCTAATTGAAGCAACTAAAGTGCCAAGCTAGAGAAAGAGCTCTCCTACACATGTCTATTTAGCAAGGTCATACAAACCTATGCAACTATAATTCTAAGTACACCGAGAGCTCTTAAACATACTAGTAAGCAAAGCGCACAGAGCATAAGCACTACTAGCACAACTTACTAGCTGCACTACACAAGCATAACTAGAGAGAAACAACtacttagctacacaagctaagcAAAATAAATTAGCAACACAGGCTAACAATAAGAGAGCAACTATTTTATAGCAAGTATGAATAAATATACAAGAGCATATAAGAGCAACAAATAGTCACTAACATAAGTATATGAACAATTAAATACAAGCTAGTGAGTAAAGTTGCAAACCAATGGGGAGATGATGACACCTGACACAATGTTTTTTCTCATTGTGGTGATGACTTGTTGGTCACCCCTAGCCCATGTTGAGGTGGATTCAAAGCACCCAACCACTCCTCTATCAAGCCTCCACTTGATCTCTTGAGCTCAATTGGTCAATGAATCTCtcaaacctcgattccactagagttgcttttcaccCCTCCGGTGAGGCAAGCAAACCGCCTCTCACAACCACCATCGCGACCTCTCCACAATCTTCGTCAAGAGTTCGACGAGGAACCACCACAAAACCGTATAGGAGGCGGCaatctccaagagtaacaagccaattgACCTCGCTTGATGATCTCCCTAGTGCctcaaagatcaacaacttgaagcaacacactaGATGGCTCTCAATCTCACTAGAATGTAATCACAACCAATAtgagcaagagagagagaggagaggaggagCTCCAATATGCTCACAAGTGTTCCAGATAGCCTCAATAGCACATTCATATCGGGCAACACAAGTATATTTAGCCCCTCTCCAAAACTAGTCGTTATGGGCCAACTATCCCTTTTCTACGCACTTGCGGACAGTCTATGATCCAAGATTAGACCATTTGCACAAGAATCCCAACGACTATAAACGGATATAAAAAATGTCAAAGCATCCAAAAATGACTTGCGGAGGATCTGCCCCTCAAGGTCAGATGGTCCGCGATACATAAAACTGAGCCAAACCGAAGTTTTGCTGACTCTGCATGTTTGCTGAAATTTATACCACGGATGGTCCGCAATACAAAAACTCCAAGGATCTGTCCATCACCTCGAGTtagacccggacggtccgccagTACCTCAATTCAGCCTATATTCAAAATCGCTTTTGAATACGTTTTTATTTGAAAAACCAAAGcgttgttagccctcatgcaCATGCATCAACTATATGTTCTTTGAGGCACTAAGATCTCATCAAGAAGATATTattgacccctcttgatagtacaactatctagcctactaatccgatcAATATTCTTCTTTAAACACCTTTTGACCGGCAAAAGCAAAAAAACCTATCTGCTATCttttacctttgccttgagcattcaattCCATCTCCTCAAATGATGAACAATGGCCATCCATAAGTGTAGCCAACCATCCTACTTTATACCATTTGTTCATAGCATGAAGTTCCTCCATCATCTTCATTAATCCACTTGATGAATAGCCCAGATCAACGCTTGTCTTGATATCTCTATAATGATATGATCCACTCCATGTCATCACATGGCCTTATTGGTTCATCCATCTAAACATAGCTTGCTCTTCACCATTTCATTATGTCCATCAGTGCCAAGTCCTTGCTCTTGCTTCATCGCCATGTGGTCTCTCACACATGAGCCTCTTACTTGCCCTTCACACTAGAAACTTGGTCCATCTAAGCCAAGACATGTCTCTTGATGTTCTCCATATAGCCACATGACATCATGTCATGTCTTCATATGCAATGAGCTCCTTCATCACACTAGATGAACATATCAATATCACCAAGCCACATCACCACCATGGACCAGATAGCTCACACTAGTGTACTGCGGACTAATCACATGTGTATCTCAATATAAAACTTATTAGTCCATCTAAGTTGTTAATCATTTACCAAAATCAAACAAGGTCTCACAGCTGCTCGTGCCCGGCGAGAGCGGGCGGTATCGCCTCGCTCTCGCGCGCGCTCTCGCACACGTCCGGGAGAGAGGCGGACGAGAGACAGGCGAGAGATAGACAAGGCGATGAGTGCACGGGTGAGAGGGATAGGCGAGAGCGAGGTGGTAGCTTCCTATTGGTCCACGTGGCGCCACGTGTGCTAGCCGTTGCAACTGGCCGTTTTTGACCGTTTGGAGTCCAAAAGATTCAAAAACAAATTGCAAAAAATCACAAATTTATCCCAATCCCTCTATAAATACCCTACCTGGGTGGAGCTCATTTGACACACCATTTCATCTCATTTCTCTCTTGAAACTCGCCTTTTCTACTCATCTCCACGTAATATCTTCCTCGAGCACGAACTCAAGTGAAGGAGCCGAAGGTGCAATGTGTAATGCATTGTAAGCAGCAATGGATGAGTCTATGCTCAACCTCAATGAAGAGTCATCGACGTTACATCAATCGTGATCGTGAGTCTGCCCATGATCGGCTTCATCAAGACTACTTCACCGATGACTGTGTGTATCCTTCGAATTACTTTTGGCGCAGGTATCACATGAGGCGACAATTGTTTTAGTACTATGCATAGATTAGGTAAATACTCTCTGTATTTCAcccaaagagaagatgatctgggTCGACTTGGTCTCTCTCTCCTACAAAAGTGCATCGCAGCTCTGCACTTGTTAGCCTATGGATTCGTTGTATATTCGATAGATGAGTACTTAAAGCTAGCTAGATCGACTACATTAGAGTGTCTAGAGAAGTTTTGTGAGGGTATCATTCATTGTTATGGGGAGGAGTTCTGTCGTCAACCAAATGTCGCTGATACTCAGCGTCTACAAGCAAAAGCAGAAGACTGTGGCTTTCCAGGCATGCTAGGGAGTATTGATTGCATGCAATGGCAATGGAGGAATTGTCCGGTCGCCTATGTCGGTCAATTCACAAGGACAGATATCAAACATCCCACTATCATCTTAGAAGTCGTTGCATCGTATGATCGATGGATCTTGCATGCATTTTTGGGCGGTCGGGTCCAACAATGACATTAACGTACTCAATTAGTCGCCATTATTCAAGGATGTCCTTCAAGGTCAAGCACCCATAGTGAACTTCATTGTTAATGGACACAAATACAATATGGGATACTATCTTACCGATGGCATATACCCTTCCTGGCCAGTGTTCATCAAGGGTATTCCTCTTCCATAAAGTGAGAAACATCAGTTATTCACAAATGCTCAAGCAACATGCCGCAAAGATGTCGAGTGCGCTTTTGGGGTGTTGAAATCTCGGTTCAACATTATAGCAGTTCCTGGACGTTCATACTCTCAACATACTCTTGGTTTGATCATGTGTGCATGTGTCATTTTGCACAAGATGATCATCGATGACGAGCGTGATACCGATTTGGATGAGACATATGAGACAGTTGATTCTACCGTCGGCCCATTAGTCTACTACAATGCAACCGCGAGCCTAGCATCCAGGATTTAAATGGACAACGAGATGACGAACACATCGATGTAGACACAACTCCTAAATGATTTGGTTGAGCATGTATGATGACATAATAATCATTAGATTTATATAATTTTCTATTAATTATTATATATTTTAATTGTCATGTACTTTCTTTGAATTATTGTGTACTTTGTATTTTAATTTTTATAAAAATGTTGTGTGATTTTTGAGTGCTAAAATAAATGTATGTGAATTACTTAATGTTGAAATAGAAAAATTGATGTAGCTATAGACTGAGGTTACTGTGCACTGGAGTAGGGCGCGAGAATGAAGTGAGGGCTGACTTGACTGACCGAGAGATGGTGAACTAGAAACACGCTAAGGTCTACAAGACTACAACAGGGCTGTGTGGGCCTGACTGGGTAGTTTGTTCCCCGTTGTTTTTTCGAACCCGACCCAACTCTGTCCTCACTTCTCTCGGGAGCCGGGACTCGGGAGATTACTTCGCCGCCGTCGCCTCGCCTCCGCAACCGCGACACGACACACACCAGCGCCGCCACCGCGGAAGGAGCAAGGTTGAAGAAGAAGCGGCACCCGCCACAGATACGccgcgcggcggcgccatggccgagcTGCGGCACGCCACGGCGGCGACCCGCGCCACCAGTTCCCCATCCAAGCGCGACGCCGAGGCCGCGTCCGCGTCCTCGCCCTTGGTCGCGTCCCCCCGCGTCGACGGCGGCAAGGACGGCCTCCGCCCCCAGCCAAGGTGGTCACTCCCGCCCCCCCTTCCGCTCCCTCCTCGCGCTCGAGGACCCCAGGTCCCCCACGGCTTCCGCCTCCTACCGGATTCTCGTCGCCGCAATCGCCTGCTTCGCGCTCACTGCGCTCTTCTTCGCGCCTTTCGTCTGGACACGCCTCGTCAGTTCTTGGCTCCCTGATCGCTTCCTCTCGTATCATATTCGTTACGTTTCATCGAGATATCAGACTCGCTGCTTACGCTCGTGCTGCTGCTGGACCCTAGAACGCGCCGTACCTGTGCCGCAAGGAGGGGATTCGGCTCCACTGCCCCAGGGTAAAGAGGCCTTCACTTGAGCAACGCATTCAGGGGAACCTGATTGTGCATGCAATGTGATTGGAGCCTGAATGTGATTTTGTTTGGCTTGGTGTTATGATGTAGGTGAGGCAGCGGGACTCTCTGTGGGAGAATCCTCATGCTGCAGCAACTTGGTGGAAGCCGTGTGCTGAGCGTCAGAGTCATGAAGTCTCAGGCAAGTACAAAATCAGAGTGTTCTGGCTAAAAGTTTGATGCTAATTGGGTGGCTGCTTTAGTTGCATCCTAGTTTGCTGTATTTATGACCCTGATTTGTTATTAGTGACTTGGATGTGAGCCATGACAGTTTTTCATTTGATGACGTGCCACTCTTAGTCTGGAATTACACTGGTTGGAGAAAATAATCATGGATGTGCAATCTGTATAACCGCAGAGTAAATTTTAAATAGGACAATTATGCCAAGAAAAAAGTTATGATGTTGTCACGCCCAGCATCTGTATAAAAGTTAATCTATCTGAATCAAATCGGAGTCTAAATAGGCTCAGCCAATTTGTTAGCACATCTTAAGCTTGAAGAGATAACTTAAGCACCTGCCAATTTTTTTACCAAAGCACCATGTCTAGGATCTCAATTGTGCATGGCTATATGCCCTCTTAGGAAAGAATTTTAACTTTGTAAGCCATGACTTTTCAAATCACGTTAGTTCCTCATTATTATTTTTGTTTACCAAGCAGCAACTTAGCACAAGACATTCACTTGAAAAGCTATGGTTCAATCCTGACAATAACCAGTTTGATCTCTATTTTGCAGACCTCGTGTCAGAGAATGAAACTTCTGGGTTTATATTTATTCATGCCGAGGGTGGATTAAACCAGCAACGTATAGCTGTATGTATGTGCCTTTCACAATTTTGCCCTTTGAGTAGTTGTCTTGTAAAGAGTAAACTCTTGACTGATTCCACTATTTAGACTGGAAATGGAAAATGTTAACGTAACTAAACTTTTTTTTCTACTTTCTAATTTTTCTTTATGATGTTTCGTTCTTAATATTATAGTTCAGAAGATCATCATCCTGTTGCCAGATTTTTTTGTCTTCATGTTATCTTAGTAGCATTGcacatttattaattttgttgggATATATGATTTGTTTACAGATATGTAATGCTGTTGCAATTGCTAAGATAATGAATGCCACACTTATTCTGCCAGTGCTAAAGCAGGACCAAATATGGAAAGATCAAACGTAAGTGATGAACTATGATTTCCTTTTAAACAACTTATGGTTACCCTTTTCGTTTACATTATGTGTTCTCTTTTTGTGATTCCTGTAGTAGTTGAGAACTTATATCTCTTTGTGCAGGAAATTCGAAGACATCTTTGATGTAGACCATTTTATAAATTATTTGAAGGAGGATGTGCGCATTGTTCGAGATATTCCTGACTGGTTTACAGAAAAGGATGAGCTTTTCACTAGTATAAAGTTAGTCTCTTCATTTTCAGCTATCCATTGTGTCTTAACTGTTACTTACTGAATAGCTTGTTGCTAAAAATTACACACAAGTTTTATACTGATATTGGTGTTATCTACAGTATAAAGTTACTCTCCTTTTGTCATCAATATAAGCATTATGATTGTTAGTGAGGATTATTACACCTCAACCGCATGAACCAGAAGTGCAACCTGACTGGAAATTACTGCTGGACTTCTATTCTCCATCTTTTGTTTTTGCAAGAGTTATTATCCTTACAGAAAGTTGATGTAGCTAGAGATTGTGTTTGTAACTCTCTCCTTAAGGTTTTGTATGTTTGTTGTAACAGGCGCACTGTGAAAAATGTCCCAAAGTATGCATCAGCACAATTTTATATTGATAATGTCTTTCCAAGGATCAAAGAGAAAAAGATAATGTCAATCAAGCCGTTTGTTGATAGGTTAGGGTAAGTGTATCACAGCATCAAGATGGCAACATAAGTAACCATTGTCCTATCCTTTAGATACATCTTTAGATGTGTTAATTATGTATAATCGTTCCATTTCAGATATGATAATGTTCCAATGGAGATTAACCGACTGAGGTGCCGAGTTAATTATCATGCTTTGAAGTTTCTACCTGACATTGAAGAGATGGCTGACAAGCTAGCAACAAGGATGAGGAATCGAACAGGAAGTTTAAATCCATACATGTAAGCTCAGTTCGTTCTCTTCTATTAAGAATCGGCTGTCTGCAGTTGAGAAATTATTATCTCATGCTCCATCGCACCTGCTTCCAAAGGGCTCTTCATTTGCGATTTGAGAAAGGAATGGTGGGCCTTTCATTTTGTGATTTTGCTGGAACTAGGGAGGAGAAAGCTATGATGGCTACTTACAGACAGCAGCAATGGCCAAGGCGGTACAAGGTGATGCCAACTTTCAGTTTTTCCTTAATACTATATTCCTTTTCAGTTCTCCTTCAGTTTTATGAAAGAATGGTGGATCTTTCTTCAGTGACCAATGCACTATTTGAATACATGGTTCACCTGTTGCTTACAGAATGGATCTCACTTATGGTCACTAGCActagaaaagagaaaagaaggcCGCTGTCCGCTTGAGCCGGGGGAAATAGGAATTATTTTGCGTGAGATGGGGTATACTAAGGAAACTCAGATATATGTTGCATCAGGGCAGGTGTATGGTGGAAACAACAGAATGGCACCCTTGAGAAATATGTTCCCCAATCTGGTAGGTGTTTCTGAAGTTTATCTAGCAGGTCTTTTTTTCTCCTGCCTTTGCTATTCAAAATATAGCCAGAATGCAAAAGATTCTCAAAGGAGGAATGTGTATATTTGTAGAATCTGCCCAAGGAACTACTAGCCAAGATTTCATGCGACTAACCTACCCTTTGGTAATTGCAGGTTAGCAAAGAAGATCTTGCTAGCAAGGAGGAGATGGAGCCTTTCAAGAAGCATGTAACTAGTCTTGCTGCACTGGACTTCTTGGTGTGCCTGAAGTCGGATGTGTTCGTCATGACCCACGGTGGCAATTTCGCCAAGCTGATCATCGGCTACCGCCGCTACATGGGCCGCCACAGGCTCAAGTCAATCAAGCCAGACAAGGGTCTCATGTCCAAGTTCTTCGGGGACCCTTACATGCCTTGGGCGACTTTCGTGGAGAACGTGATGATCACCCATGAGACACGAACCGGGCTCCCCGAATCCACCTTCCCACACTATGACCTATGGGAGAACCCTCTCACCCCTTGCATGTGTAGAGCTTAAATTATAGACTACGAGTGATGGTGCATAGTTATTCTTTGTTCATTTGCTGATATGCAAACTGCAAATTTTGTGTAGTTTTTTACCACTTTTTGATGTACGATTTTTTTTTACCAAAGCAAAGTTCAGTTCATGCACAATCCTCGGCACGGATACATTGCCATCCACTCATTCGGAGCAGCAGAAGCGCCGCCTGATCCTGTCGTCGTTAAGGCTATCTCCAACCCTTTGCCCTCTCAAATCCCCACGTTCTTATTTTCTATTCATATTTAAATACCTTTCCCTCAACTATTCTTTGCCCTATTTTATCTCCTCTCTACCTTTTAACTGAGCTATTTAACTTTTATATATGAAGTTTTAAAAAATACTACTACATTTGTAGTATGGTAATACATATTGTTATCAGTGGACAGTGGTAGAACTTCAAATTGGTTAGTTTTGCAACTAAACTCAGTAATTAACAGATGGGTGGAGATTAGAGCTCCCCCATCAACGGAGGGAAAAATTTCTCTCTCCTAGACGTGGTCACCGAGAGACATGGTCACCGAGGGGGAATGGTTAGAGTGCTTCCGGGCTTCACCGCACGAAGTTGAGAGGGAGGGGGAGTTGAGGGGGAGCTGTTGGATACAACCTAAGTTGGGCGTCGTGCAGGTAGGAGCATTCCAGCGGGGTGATTAGGCTGGGACACTGGGTCCATTGCCATGCGGTGTCGTTCGCTGTCATCGCTTGGGGTGTGGTCAATTGGTCGGTATCAACTGCTACGATCCAGCGACAGCCGATATGATCGATGTTATCGATACTAATCACATTAGAATTGATATTGACCGTGTTGGTCGATACTAACCGTCGTGTTAGACCCATATTGTTATTGACCAGGTGTGATCGATATCGACCGCCTGCTGTTAATGTTGTGCCTGCGCCTCCTAATGGATTGTCGTCATTTTAACTGTTTGGatgataaaaaataaaaaaaaactgaATTCACCTTATAAATAGAGGAGGTGCTTGCCTGCTTGGGTTCATTtacatcccttcctcttcaattcagaaGCTCTATCCTTGGGTTGTAGCTAGCCTTTTTGCTCTCTATTTTTTGT is a genomic window of Zea mays cultivar B73 chromosome 5, Zm-B73-REFERENCE-NAM-5.0, whole genome shotgun sequence containing:
- the LOC100383057 gene encoding uncharacterized protein LOC100383057; translated protein: MNATLILPVLKQDQIWKDQTKFEDIFDVDHFINYLKEDVRIVRDIPDWFTEKDELFTSIKRTVKNVPKYASAQFYIDNVFPRIKEKKIMSIKPFVDRLGYDNVPMEINRLRCRVNYHALKFLPDIEEMADKLATRMRNRTGSLNPYMALHLRFEKGMVGLSFCDFAGTREEKAMMATYRQQQWPRRYKNGSHLWSLALEKRKEGRCPLEPGEIGIILREMGYTKETQIYVASGQVYGGNNRMAPLRNMFPNLVSKEDLASKEEMEPFKKHVTSLAALDFLVCLKSDVFVMTHGGNFAKLIIGYRRYMGRHRLKSIKPDKGLMSKFFGDPYMPWATFVENVMITHETRTGLPESTFPHYDLWENPLTPCMCRA